The segment GTTAAAGAAAATTACGAGATGGAAGAAAAAGCAGAATCTATTATGAAGAGTCCTCTCCTTATTATGTCACCATTCACATAAATATTCGCTTTAATTTTTCATTTCTGATGAAGACCTATTCTTATATCCATTTATACAACCACTCTTTATCTCTCTTACAAGTTTAGCGATTTTGTCAAGCTTCTGAAAAGGATTCTTTAAGTTTTTTGAGTATATTCTTGTGTAAGCACTCCCAACTACCACACCATCGGCTCCATTAGCGATCATAACCTCTGCATGCTCTTTTCTCGATATTCCAAAACCAACCATTATTGGGACGGGGCTATAGGCTTTAACATCCTTAATGAGCTTAAATGTTGAATTAACTATCTTCAATTTACTACCTGTGACCCCTTCGAGACTTATTAAATATACAAAGCCCGAGGCATTTGTTAAAATCCTCTTAAGCCTCTCATTGGAGGTTGTTGGAGCGATTTGGAAAATCAAATGCAACCCTTTTTCTCTGACCATTCTTAGATACGGTTCCGCTTCTTCTAAAGGTAAATCTGGAATTAAGATACCTTGAGCCCCCGCGTCTCTTATTTTCTCTAAAAATTTCTCAAAACCCATGACGAATGGAATATTAAAGTATGTAGTTACGATGATAGGTACCTTTAGACCTCTACTCCTAAGCTTTTTAATCCCATCGATACATTTAATAGGTGTTATACCAGCGTTTAACGCCCGCTCACACGCTGCTTGAAAGACTGGTCCATCAGCTATAGGATCGGAGAAAGGGATACCGAGCTCTATTATATCAGTACCATTCACAACAAGCGTTTCTATCAACTTTATAGAGAATTCTTCGTTGGGATCACCATAGTAAATGTGGGCCATGTGGGCACCTTCTCCTCGCTCTTTCAATTCCAGAAACTTTTCACTAATTCGATCCATAAAAATGCCTCATAATAACCTCTATATCCTTATCTCCTCTACCTGAATAATTGATGACTACAATATCATCAGAGTTAAACTCTTCAGGATGGTTTAAAGTATAAGCGATAGCGTGGGCCGTCTCCAAAGCTGGTATAAGCCCTTCGCTTTTACACATGATCTTAACAGCTTCAAAGACTTCATGATCAAAAGCATAGCAGGGCTTAACTCTCCCAATTTCACATAAATAAGAGATTTCTGGACCTCTTCCAGGATAATTCAAGCCCGCAGCCCTTGTCTTCGAAGGTTTGATCTGGCCCCATCTATCTTGAATGATATACATAATACTGCCATGAAGTACACCCGGGCTACCGAGTTGAAAGGTCGCAGCGCTATCATCAGCTTCAAGATTCTCGCCCCCACCTTCAACGAAGTACAACCTCACATTACGCTCTTCTATAAAGGGTTTGAAAGCACCTAGTGCATTGCTACCACCACTCCCACAACACACAATAGCATCCGGAAGCCTCTCTTCTTTCTTAAGGATTTGTTGTTTAATCTCGTTACCTATGACACTTTGAAAGGTTGCCACAATCATTGGAAAGGGATAAGGGCCTACGGCAGAGCCCATAACATAGTGAGTTGTTCGTGAGCATCTAGCCCACTCACGAAGGGTCTCTGAAACAGCATCCTTTAAAACTCCAGCACCAGTCTTTACAGGCTTCACCTTTGCACCCAAAAGCTCCATCTTCTTAACGTTTAAAGCCTGGCGCTCGATATCTTTAATCCCCATAAAAATTTCAGTCTTCAATCCACAAATATTCCCAGCCATGACCGTAGCCAATCCATGCTGACCTGCAGCCGTCTCCGTAATTAAACGCTTCTTCCCCATCTTTTTAGCGAGTAACGCTTGGCCTAAAGAGTTATTGAGTTTATGAGAACCTCCGCAAAGGAGATCCTCACGCTTAAGATAAACCTTAAAACCTACAAGTTTGCTGAAGTTTCGTGCATAATAAAGTGGTGTTGGCCTACCGCCATAATCTCTAAGCAGCCCATGAAACTCTTCTTGAAACTCTTTTGTTGGGTAGATATGTTTGAAAGATTCAGCAAGCTCTAGGAGTGCGCTCATCAGAATTTCGTTTACAAACATTCCTCCATACCTTCCAAACCATCTTTCCTCCATTATTTTTCACCATAACTCTGGATAGTTCGAATAACCGTTCAGCACCACTCCTTTTGCATTATTAATAAAACTCTTCACTTTTTGGTAGTCTTTAACCCCTGGTCTTAACTCCACCCCTGTAGACACATCGACCGCATAAGGCATAACCGTTTGGATAGCTTCTCTAACATTTTCTGGTGTCAATCCTCCAGCTAGTATCAAAGGCTTTGGATAAATAGCATCCCTTATACGCTTACTTATACTCCAATCGTGAATTTTGCCCGATCCGCCATACTTACCAAAGGCAAAAGAGTCCACAAGAATCGCATCAAAAGACTTTGCCTCTTGTATAGCTACCTCCAGGATCGTATCCTTGGACTTCATAGATAAAGCTCGAATCAAAATAACTTCTGACAACTCTTTCTTCAATTCATGAAGATCTTCAATTTCTTCACCATGTATCTGAATGGCGTCAGGTTTAAGATATTCGTAAAACTTTAAAACCTCGCCCGATCTTTGTGGCACAGTAACGAGGACTCTTTTTATATGTGTAGAGACGAGTTTAAAGAGACTTTTGGCCCTTTCTACACTAAGGTTTCGAGGTGAAGACGGTACTCCCACGACAAAACCGATTGCATCGGCACCCAATTCACAAACCATTCTTACATCTTCATCTTGTGTTATGCCACAAATCTTAACCTTCACGGTGCTCATATAGCCATCACGAGCTCTCTAACCTTCTCCTTAATATTTTGGGCACTCATAATTGCTGAGCCGATTAGAAACGCTTTAGCACCGCAACTCCATAAAAAGCGAATATCTTCTGGCTTTCGAATCCCACTCTCACTTACTATGATTTTCTTACATCCATCGATATTCGATAAAATTTCTTTAGTGATGTATAAATTCACCTTAAGTGTTCTTAAATCTCTGTTATTTATACCTACAAGATCTGCGTCAGTTTCAAGCGCTGCCAAGAATTCTTCTTTATTATGAGTCTCAAGGAGGACCTCTAAACCCATCGATTGGGCGAGGTGGATCAGATCCTCGACCGAATAATCTAAATACCCTTTCTTAAAGACTGAATAGATGAGTAGAATTGCATCGGCACCCAATTCAGCTGCAGCTTCGATTTGAATAGGGTCAACGATGATATCCTTCATCAAAACCGGCAGATTTACGCACCTTTTCACTTCAACCAAATTTGTAATAGAGCCACCAAAGTGTTTTGGCTCGGTTAAAACGGATATTCCAATGGCTCCACCATCCTCCATATCTCGAGCAATACCTTTTAAGTCCTTTATGCCCGTTATCACCCTTAAACTACCACAAGATGGAGATGCAGGCTTGATTTCGGTGATTATCGGTGCACGTTTACAATTGGTTATAGCTTCTTTTAAGCTAACCTTACGCTTAATAAAACCACTGACTCTAAAATTGTAATATCCGCTTTCTACAGTCTTTATAGCATCATCTACCAAAACGTCTAAGAAGTCAACCATACTTAGATTCGAGCTCCTCAAGCTTTTCAGGGTTGCTCCCATCATAGAACTTGATTAACTCCTTCAATTTCTTATAAGCAGCTCCACTTTCAATAGATCTATTTGCTAATTCTACCCCATAAGAAAAATCGTCAGCCATTCCGCCAACGATGATACCTGCAGCAGCATTCACAACTACAAGATCTCTTTTAGGATCTCCCGCTTTCACACAGCCATAAAGTATCTTAAAAGTCGTCTCAACACTTCCTTCTGGACCTGTCTCAAGTATATTCTCTATTGTAGTCTTTTTAACACCCAAATCTTCAGGTTCGACTTCGAAGGTTTTGACTTCTCCATTCTTAAGCCAAGCTATCAAAGTCTTACCTACTGTCGATATTTCATCAAGTCCATCTAACCCATGGACGACCATCGCCTCCTTTAAACCTAAACCTTTAAGCACATGGGCGATCTTTTCTACAAGATTGATATCATATACACCT is part of the Nitrososphaerales archaeon genome and harbors:
- the trpA gene encoding tryptophan synthase subunit alpha; protein product: MDRISEKFLELKERGEGAHMAHIYYGDPNEEFSIKLIETLVVNGTDIIELGIPFSDPIADGPVFQAACERALNAGITPIKCIDGIKKLRSRGLKVPIIVTTYFNIPFVMGFEKFLEKIRDAGAQGILIPDLPLEEAEPYLRMVREKGLHLIFQIAPTTSNERLKRILTNASGFVYLISLEGVTGSKLKIVNSTFKLIKDVKAYSPVPIMVGFGISRKEHAEVMIANGADGVVVGSAYTRIYSKNLKNPFQKLDKIAKLVREIKSGCINGYKNRSSSEMKN
- the trpB gene encoding tryptophan synthase subunit beta, with the translated sequence MEERWFGRYGGMFVNEILMSALLELAESFKHIYPTKEFQEEFHGLLRDYGGRPTPLYYARNFSKLVGFKVYLKREDLLCGGSHKLNNSLGQALLAKKMGKKRLITETAAGQHGLATVMAGNICGLKTEIFMGIKDIERQALNVKKMELLGAKVKPVKTGAGVLKDAVSETLREWARCSRTTHYVMGSAVGPYPFPMIVATFQSVIGNEIKQQILKKEERLPDAIVCCGSGGSNALGAFKPFIEERNVRLYFVEGGGENLEADDSAATFQLGSPGVLHGSIMYIIQDRWGQIKPSKTRAAGLNYPGRGPEISYLCEIGRVKPCYAFDHEVFEAVKIMCKSEGLIPALETAHAIAYTLNHPEEFNSDDIVVINYSGRGDKDIEVIMRHFYGSN
- a CDS encoding phosphoribosylanthranilate isomerase, translating into MSTVKVKICGITQDEDVRMVCELGADAIGFVVGVPSSPRNLSVERAKSLFKLVSTHIKRVLVTVPQRSGEVLKFYEYLKPDAIQIHGEEIEDLHELKKELSEVILIRALSMKSKDTILEVAIQEAKSFDAILVDSFAFGKYGGSGKIHDWSISKRIRDAIYPKPLILAGGLTPENVREAIQTVMPYAVDVSTGVELRPGVKDYQKVKSFINNAKGVVLNGYSNYPELW
- a CDS encoding indole-3-glycerol-phosphate synthase; this encodes MVDFLDVLVDDAIKTVESGYYNFRVSGFIKRKVSLKEAITNCKRAPIITEIKPASPSCGSLRVITGIKDLKGIARDMEDGGAIGISVLTEPKHFGGSITNLVEVKRCVNLPVLMKDIIVDPIQIEAAAELGADAILLIYSVFKKGYLDYSVEDLIHLAQSMGLEVLLETHNKEEFLAALETDADLVGINNRDLRTLKVNLYITKEILSNIDGCKKIIVSESGIRKPEDIRFLWSCGAKAFLIGSAIMSAQNIKEKVRELVMAI